CGCAAGCTGTTCTCCCTCCTGCTGACCCGGGACCAGACCGCCGACATCGCGGTTCTGGGCGAGCAGCCGCGTGCTGCCGCGGTGTGGGACCGGCCCGGTGCGCAGGAACCCCCGCTCGGTCGCCGCATCGCGCACCTGCCCGCGCTGCTCTCCCTGTTCCGGTGGCGGATCCCCGACACGGCGCGGGCGATCGAGGCGTTCACCGCCAGCGAGAACCACCGCCCGGACGAACCGCACTGGCACCTGTTCGCCCTCGGCACCGATCCCCGGGCGCGCGGGCGCGGACTCGCCCGCGCGCTGCTGACGAACGGGCTCGCCCGCGCCGACGCCCACGACACACCCGTGTACCTGGAGACCGCCACGCACGCCGGGGTCGCGCACTTCGAGCGGTTCGGCTTCCGCGTGATCCACGAGTTCCCGGTCTCCGGCGGGCTGACCGTCTACGGCATGTGGCGTCCCGCCCGCCCCTGAGGCGGGCGCGTCAGGGGCGCAGCCCGGCCACCAGGTCCGCCGGGGCGAAGCGGACCGGGAATGGTCGCTGCGGCTCGAACAGCTCGTCACCGACCACCCGCGCCACCCGCTGGTAGTCGCTGCCCCCGACCAGTTCCCACGCCGTCACCGACGGGACCTCCAGGTCCGGGTCCACCAGCCAGAAGTGCCGGCTGCCCAACCTGGCGTGGGCGGCCTTGCGCAGGCTGGTGTCGTTCAACCGGCTGCTCGGCGAGGCCACCTCGACCGCGAGCACCGGTGCCGCCGGCAGGTCCTTCAGCGTCAGGTCGGTGTAGCGGGCGACCACGAGGTCCGGCCGCAACTCGGTGTAGAGGTCCTGGCGCACCGCGAACGGTGCGGTGAGCACCCGGTACTCGGGCGGGCTCGCCCGGTGCAGGCGCACGAACAGCGCCCCGAGCGCTTCCTGGTGCGGCCACCCCACCGCCGGGCTCACCAGCAGTTCGCCGTCGACGAGCTCGTAGCGGCGTCCGTCCTCCGGGAACGCCTCCAGGTCCTGGACCGTGAACCGACGGCTGCCCAGGTCGATCGACATCGCGTGCTCCCTCCACTCGTGCACCGCCCCGGTCTTCCGGGGCCCGCTCATGAAGAGGAGCGAGGCCGCCGCACAGATGCAGCCGACGTCGATGATCACTCGAACGGGACGTGAAGAGCCCCCGAACGCGAGAAGTGGGCGGGACCCGACGCCAGGGTTCCCGCCCACTCGCACCATCGCGATCTTTCCGACACCCCGCCACAGGGCCGCTGGTGCGTCTCGGGTGGCCGGCCCCGGAGGGCCGGCCACGGTCTCACACTGTCAGTGGAACTGCGCGGTCTCGGTCGAGCCGGCCAGCGCCGTGGTCGACGAGTCCGGGTTCACCGCGGTGCTGATGAGGTCGAAGTACCCGGTGCCCGCCTCGCGCTGGTGGCGGGTCGCGGTGTAGCCGTCGGCCTCGGCGGCGAACTCGCGCTCCTGCAGGTCCACGTAGGAGGTCATGCCGTCCGCCGCGTAGCCCTTGGCCAGGTCGAACATGCTGTAGTTCAGCGCGTGGAAGCCGGCCAGCGTGATGAACTGGAACTTGTAGCCCATGTGGCCCAGCTCGCGCTGGAACTTGGCGATGGTCGCGTCGTCCAGGTTCTTCTTCCAGTTGAACGACGGCGAGCAGTTGTAGGCCAGCATCTGGTCCGGGTACTTGGCCTTGACCGCCTCGGCGAACTTGCGGGCCACCTCCAGGTCCGGCGTGGAGGTCTCCATCCAGATCAGGTCCGCGTGCGGCGCGTAGGCCAGCGCACGGGTGATGCACGGCTCGATGCCGTTGCGGACCTTGTAGAAGCCCTCCGGCGTGCGCTCACCGGTGGTGTACTGCTGGTCGCGCTCGTCGACGTCGCTGGTCAGCAGGGTCGCGGCCTGCGCGTCGGTGCGGGCGATGACCAGGGACGGCACGCCGGCGACGTCCGCGGCCAGGCGCGCGGCGTTGAGCGTCTTGACGTGCTGGCTGGTCGGGATGAGAACCTTGCCGCCCAGGTGGCCGCACTTCTTCTCGGAGGCCAGCTGGTCCTCCCAGTGCACGCCCGCCGCACCGGCGGCGATCATGGCCTTCATCAGCTCGTAGGCGTTGAGGACACCACCGAAGCCGGCCTCGGCGTCAGCGACGATCGGCGCCATCCAGTGGATGTCCTGGCTCTCGCCCTCCGGCGCCTCCGGGTCCAGGGCCTCGGACCAGTTGATCTGGTCGGCGCGCTTGAGGGCGTTGTTGATGCGGCGCACGACCGCGGGAACCGAGTTGGCCGGGTAGAGGCTCTGGTCCGGGTAGGTCTCGCCCGCCAGGTTGGCGTCGGCGGCGACCTGCCAGCCGGACAGGTAGATGGCCTGCAGGCCGGCGCGGACCTGCTGGACGGCCTGGTTGCCGGTCAGCGCGCCCAGGGCGTTGATGTAGTCGGTCTCGTGCAGCAGCTTCCAGAGCCGCTCGGCGCCCTGCCGGGCGAGGGTGTGCTCCTCACGAACCGAGCCGCGGAGGCGGATCACGGTCTCGGCGGAGTGGGTGCGCTCGATGCCCTTCCACCGCGGGTTGGTGTCCCAGTCGCGCTGCAGTTCCTCAGCGGCCTGCTTCGCCTGCTCGCGGATGCTCATCTTGTTCCCCTTCCGGGCTCTCCTGCGGCCTGTTGGTTCCAAGCTTCACCCGACGTCCAGCGAAACACGACCGGATTTCCCAGTTAATTTTCGCGATTTTTCTGCTAAGCTCAACGGCATGACGGAGTTCGCCTCGGAAGAAGACCGCAACTTTTCGACGGAACACGACCTCCTGGTGTTCGGTCAGCGGCTGCGCCACTTGCGTCGCGCCGCCGGGCTCACCCTCGTCGAGCTGGGCGAACGTGTCGGTCGCGCCCCCTCGCAGCTGTCGCTGCTGGAGAACGGCCACCGCGAGCCGAAGCTGTCCCTGCTGCGCGCCCTGGCCGAGGCGCTGGGCACCTCCGTCGACGAGCTGCTGTCCAAGAAGCCGCCGAACCGGCGCGCCGAGCTGGAGATCGCGGTGGAGCGGGCGCAGCTCGACCCGATCTACCAGCGGCTGGGCCTGCCACCGCTCAAGGTCGGCAAGCGGGTCCCCACCGAGGCGCTGGAGCACGTGCTCGGGCTCTACGAGGAGCTCAAGCGCCGGGAGACCAAGCAGGTCGCCACGCCCGAGGAGGCACGCAAGGCCAACGCCGAGCTGCGCCGGATGATGCGCGAGCACGGCAACTACTTCCCCGAGATCGAGAAGGCGGCCGCGGGCATCCTCAACGACATCGGCTACCACGGCGGGCCGCTGTCGGAGGGGCAGATCCAGGCGATCGCCACCCACCTCGGCTACGCGCTGCGGTTCGTCAACGACCTCCCCCGCTCGGTCCGCTCCGTCACCGACCTGAAGAACCGCCGCATCTTCCTGCGCCGCGAGTCACTGGGCATGCACAGCCCGCGCACCATCCTGCTGCAGACCCTCGGCCACCTCACCCTCGGCCACAGCCAGCCCCGCGACTTCGCGGACTTCCTGCGGCAGCGCGTCGAGGCGAACTACTTCGCCGCGGCCGTCCTGGTGCCCGAGCAGGCGGCGGTGCCGTTCCTGCAGGAGGCCAAGGCCGAGCGCGACATCGCGGTGGAGGACCTGCGGGACGTCTTCTCGGTGTCCTACGAGATGGCCGCGCACCGCTTCACCAACCTGGCCACCCAGTACCTGGACCTGGTCTGCCACTTCGTGCGCAACGACGAGACCGGGATCATCTACAAGGCCTACGAGAACGACGGCCTGGTGTTCCCCAGCGACCCGACCGGCGCGATCGAGGGGCAGCGGATGTGCCGGTACTGGGCGGGGCGCCAGGTCTTCGCCTCCCCGGACCGCTACTCGACCTACTACCAGTACACCGACAAGCCCGGGGCGACCCACTGGTGCGTCGCGCACGTCGACCCCAGCCGCGGGCGCGACTTCGCGATCACCCTCGGCGTCCCCTACGCCGAGTCGCGCTGGTTCCGCGGGCGCGACACCAACAACCACTCGAAGTCCCGGTGCCCCAACGGCGAGTGCTGCCAGCGCCCGCCGGCGGACCTGGCCAGCCGGTGGGAGGGCATGGTGTGGCCGTCGGCGCGGGCGCACTCGCACGTGCTCGCCGCGCTGCCCGCGGACACCTTCCCCGGTGTCGACGAGGCCGACGTGTACGCGTTCGTGGAGGCGCACCAGGACTGACCCCGACCGCGGCACGCCCCCACGACCGGTGGGGGCGTGCGCGGGGCGCGGTGGCGCTACTTCTTGCCCTTGGCCTTGTCGTCCTTGGACTCGTCGGTGGACAGCGCCGCGACGAAGGCCTCCTGCGGGACCTCGACCCGGCCGATGGTCTTCATCCGCTTCTTGCCTTCCTTCTGCTTCTCCAGCAGCTTGCGCTTCCGGCTGATGTCACCGCCGTAGCACT
This region of Saccharopolyspora hordei genomic DNA includes:
- a CDS encoding GNAT family N-acetyltransferase → MQTTTHDDLVLHPAGDGDFSTLAGLLGTAYHDEPRMAALLPDRTRREPRLRKLFSLLLTRDQTADIAVLGEQPRAAAVWDRPGAQEPPLGRRIAHLPALLSLFRWRIPDTARAIEAFTASENHRPDEPHWHLFALGTDPRARGRGLARALLTNGLARADAHDTPVYLETATHAGVAHFERFGFRVIHEFPVSGGLTVYGMWRPARP
- a CDS encoding Uma2 family endonuclease, with the protein product MSIDLGSRRFTVQDLEAFPEDGRRYELVDGELLVSPAVGWPHQEALGALFVRLHRASPPEYRVLTAPFAVRQDLYTELRPDLVVARYTDLTLKDLPAAPVLAVEVASPSSRLNDTSLRKAAHARLGSRHFWLVDPDLEVPSVTAWELVGGSDYQRVARVVGDELFEPQRPFPVRFAPADLVAGLRP
- the aceA gene encoding isocitrate lyase, which translates into the protein MSIREQAKQAAEELQRDWDTNPRWKGIERTHSAETVIRLRGSVREEHTLARQGAERLWKLLHETDYINALGALTGNQAVQQVRAGLQAIYLSGWQVAADANLAGETYPDQSLYPANSVPAVVRRINNALKRADQINWSEALDPEAPEGESQDIHWMAPIVADAEAGFGGVLNAYELMKAMIAAGAAGVHWEDQLASEKKCGHLGGKVLIPTSQHVKTLNAARLAADVAGVPSLVIARTDAQAATLLTSDVDERDQQYTTGERTPEGFYKVRNGIEPCITRALAYAPHADLIWMETSTPDLEVARKFAEAVKAKYPDQMLAYNCSPSFNWKKNLDDATIAKFQRELGHMGYKFQFITLAGFHALNYSMFDLAKGYAADGMTSYVDLQEREFAAEADGYTATRHQREAGTGYFDLISTAVNPDSSTTALAGSTETAQFH
- a CDS encoding helix-turn-helix transcriptional regulator; this encodes MTEFASEEDRNFSTEHDLLVFGQRLRHLRRAAGLTLVELGERVGRAPSQLSLLENGHREPKLSLLRALAEALGTSVDELLSKKPPNRRAELEIAVERAQLDPIYQRLGLPPLKVGKRVPTEALEHVLGLYEELKRRETKQVATPEEARKANAELRRMMREHGNYFPEIEKAAAGILNDIGYHGGPLSEGQIQAIATHLGYALRFVNDLPRSVRSVTDLKNRRIFLRRESLGMHSPRTILLQTLGHLTLGHSQPRDFADFLRQRVEANYFAAAVLVPEQAAVPFLQEAKAERDIAVEDLRDVFSVSYEMAAHRFTNLATQYLDLVCHFVRNDETGIIYKAYENDGLVFPSDPTGAIEGQRMCRYWAGRQVFASPDRYSTYYQYTDKPGATHWCVAHVDPSRGRDFAITLGVPYAESRWFRGRDTNNHSKSRCPNGECCQRPPADLASRWEGMVWPSARAHSHVLAALPADTFPGVDEADVYAFVEAHQD